The Pristiophorus japonicus isolate sPriJap1 chromosome 3, sPriJap1.hap1, whole genome shotgun sequence genome has a segment encoding these proteins:
- the bnip3 gene encoding BCL2/adenovirus E1B 19 kDa protein-interacting protein 3, producing MSERQSNQDESLQGSWVELHYSNNGSSTQNGGQEQVPAPTSILNGEMEKILLDAQHESGRTSSRGSSHCDSPPRSLTPQQPRCGSEMDTHSNGEKNSSQSEEDYLERKREVENIMKKNADWIWDWSSRPENIPPKEFQFKHPKRSGTLSMRNTGVMKKGGIFSAEFLKVFLPSLLISHILAIGLGIYIGRRLSTPSSAV from the exons GATCTTGGGTAGAGTTACACTACAGTAACAATGGGAGCAGCACACAAAATGGAGGACAGGAGCAGGTTCCAGCAcccacttccatcctcaatggggaaatgGAGAAAATACTTCTAGATGCTCAACATGAATCGGGCCGAACCAGCTCCAGAGGAAGTTCTCACTGTGACAG CCCTCCACGTTCTTTGACTCCTCAGCAACCTCGCTGTGGATCAGAGATGGATACACACAGCAATGGAGAGAAAAACAGCTCACAG TCTGAAGAAGATTAtcttgagagaaagagagaggtagaaAACATAATGAAGAAAAATGCTGACTGGATATGGGATTGGTCAAGCAGGCCAGAAAATATCCCTCCAAA GGAATTCCAGTTCAAACACCCAAAGCGTTCTGGCACGCTGAGTATGAGGAATACTGGAGTCATGAAAAAAGGTGGCATTTTCTCAGCTGAATTTTTGAAAGTCTTCCTGCCTTCACTGCTCATCTCCCACATATTGGCCATTGGTTTGGG AATCTACATAGGCAGGCGCTTGAGTACCCCATCCAGTGCTGTTTAA